A region of the Sinorhizobium arboris LMG 14919 genome:
ATAGCGACCCCCCATCACCAACGATAAGGACCGTCGATGACGACACAAGCTAAAGCACACTATCGCATGCGCGTCCAGATTTTGGACAAGGGAGAGCCGCTGGGCCTGCCCGTGGTTGTGGAAGGACGCCTTTGCTGGGCGCTTCGCAACCTAATCAGCGCCGGTGCTGCAGGATGCACGCCGATCAATCATCCTGGACCTCGCTGGAGTCACTACACGTGGAAGCTCCGCGCTATGGGCTTCGCGATCGAAACCATTCACGAGAAACACGGTGGACCCTTCCCCGGGACGCATGCGCGATACGTGCTGCATTCCGATGTTTCCGTGTTGGAAGACGCGAAGGTCGCCGCATGATGGAGGCGATCGGTGAAGACAAGGTGAGGGCTGCCGCAAGGTGGCTCTCCAAACAGAACCACGTACCGCCGCACGTCGTGAACATCCTCAAAACGAAGTTCGACCTGAAGGCATTGCAGGCATGCCAAGCATGCAAACTCGCCGGCGACTATAGGCGAGGTGCCGTCGAATGACAGGAAAAACCAGAAAGCCGAAGAAGAAGAAAGATACAAGCCTGGCGACGTGGAAGTTCGACCTGGAAAATACGGTCAACGCAGATCCGCGGCTCGGTCCCGCATGTCTGAAAATCGTGCGAGC
Encoded here:
- a CDS encoding winged helix domain-containing protein encodes the protein MRVQILDKGEPLGLPVVVEGRLCWALRNLISAGAAGCTPINHPGPRWSHYTWKLRAMGFAIETIHEKHGGPFPGTHARYVLHSDVSVLEDAKVAA